Proteins found in one Arachis stenosperma cultivar V10309 chromosome 8, arast.V10309.gnm1.PFL2, whole genome shotgun sequence genomic segment:
- the LOC130945602 gene encoding uncharacterized protein LOC130945602 encodes MARNFDDMFNEALYGKRRRQDNILIDNWIDECLLEDSEEEDIDRSSIPTTRRWINRDREAGHDRLFQDYFADEPRVDATGRRDLSPLQKCTVAIRMLAYGVAADAIDGYVRIGESTTIECLEKFIEGVISVFEDEYLRKSNPNDVALTACIVFEVVASSDLWIWHAFFGVSGSNNDINVLDRSLVFDDILNDRTPEINYTINGNNYTMGYYLADGIYPEWATFVKSISKSLGKKRKLFAQYQEGQRKDVERAFGVLQARFAIIRDPARFWEKKKLANIMRACIIFHNMIVEDERDAYAGNFAQDLEYDDVENGLSQP; translated from the exons ATGGCTAGAAATTTTGATGATATGTTTAATGAAGCATTGTATGGCAAAAGAAGACGGCAAGATAACATACTTATAGATAATTGGATCGATGAGTGTTTACTCGAAGattcagaagaagaagatatcgATAGAAGCTCTATCCCAACTACTCGTAGATGGATCAACAGAGATCGAGAAGCAGGACATGATCGCCTTTTCCAAGATTACTTTGCAGATGAACCG AGGGTTGATGCAACTGGAAGAAGAGACTTGTCACCACTCCAAAAATGTACCGTTGCGATACGGATGTTAGCATATGGCGTAGCAGCTGATGCTATTGATGGTTATGTGCGCATAGGCGAGAGCACTACAATTGAATGCTtggaaaaatttattgaaggtGTCATTTCGGTGTTCGAGGATGAATACTTGCGAAAATCCAATCCAAATGACGTAGCATTGACTGCATGCATTG TATTTGAGGTTGTAGCATCTTCAGACCTTTGGATATGGCATGCGTTCTTTGGAGTTTCTGGTTCAAATAATGATATCAACGTGTTAGATCGTTCTCTAGTGTTTGATGATATTCTAAATGACCGTACTCCGGAGATAAATTATACTATTAATGGTAATAATTATACTATGGGATACTATTTAGCAGATGGTATTTATCCTGAATGGGCCACATTTGTCAAATCAATCTCAAAGTCACTAGGGAAGAAACGCAAGTTATTTGCACAATACCAAGAAGGGCAAAGAAAAGATGTGGAGCGAGCATTCGGAGTGTTGCAAGCACGCTTTGCAATTATACGTGATCCAGCTCGTTTTTGggaaaagaagaagcttgccaACATAATGAGAGCTTGTATTATATTTCATAATATGATTGTTGAGGATGAAAGAGACGCTTATGCAGGAAATTTTGCTCAAGACTTAGAGTATGATGATGTCGAAAATGGTTTATCACAACCTTAG